One window of the Candidatus Microbacterium colombiense genome contains the following:
- a CDS encoding peptide deformylase encodes MTVREIRIFGDPVLRTVCAPIDVIDDGVRALVSDLVETVELPGRAGVAAPQIGVALRAFSYNIDGDIGYVLNPVLTEVRGEAVPTGEGCLSVPGLWHEALRHPWARVEGIDLDGRPVVIEGEGLMAQALQHETDHLDGKLYLSRLDADTRRTAMREVRESAWF; translated from the coding sequence ATGACGGTGCGTGAGATCCGTATCTTCGGCGACCCCGTGCTGCGCACCGTGTGCGCACCCATCGACGTGATCGACGACGGTGTGCGTGCGCTCGTGTCCGACCTCGTCGAGACCGTCGAGCTGCCCGGCCGCGCGGGGGTGGCCGCGCCGCAGATCGGCGTGGCGCTGCGCGCCTTCAGCTACAACATCGACGGCGACATCGGGTACGTGCTCAATCCTGTCCTCACCGAGGTCAGAGGCGAAGCGGTGCCGACAGGCGAAGGCTGCCTGTCCGTACCGGGACTCTGGCACGAGGCTCTGCGACACCCGTGGGCGCGCGTCGAGGGGATCGATCTCGATGGCCGGCCGGTGGTGATCGAAGGGGAGGGGCTGATGGCTCAGGCCCTCCAGCACGAGACGGATCACCTCGATGGCAAGCTCTACCTCTCACGTCTCGATGCCGACACGCGCCGCACGGCGATGCGCGAGGTCAGGGAGAGCGCCTGGTTCTGA